One region of Mycolicibacterium rhodesiae NBB3 genomic DNA includes:
- a CDS encoding Zn-ribbon domain-containing OB-fold protein: MVNLMSPQKALAPEISTWPDENPQLVGSRCGACGATAFPIQQRCPRCSSGEMSDVNLPRRGTLVAWTTQGFPPGAPYKGPTGKDFVPFGVGLVQLDDVIRVEGRLTENDPQKLEFGMEVELTMVPFTTDEDGNEIVTFAFQPV; encoded by the coding sequence ATGGTCAACCTGATGTCCCCCCAGAAAGCCCTTGCACCCGAGATCTCCACCTGGCCCGATGAGAATCCGCAGCTGGTCGGCAGTCGCTGCGGCGCCTGCGGCGCGACGGCATTTCCCATCCAGCAGCGCTGCCCGCGGTGCAGCAGTGGTGAGATGTCGGACGTGAACCTGCCTCGCCGAGGCACCCTGGTGGCCTGGACGACGCAAGGCTTTCCGCCGGGCGCGCCCTACAAGGGACCCACCGGCAAGGACTTCGTTCCGTTCGGTGTCGGCCTGGTCCAACTCGATGATGTGATCCGGGTCGAGGGCAGGCTCACCGAGAACGACCCGCAGAAGCTGGAATTCGGCATGGAGGTCGAGTTGACCATGGTGCCGTTCACCACCGACGAGGACGGCAACGAGATCGTCACCTTCGCCTTCCAGCCGGTCTAG
- a CDS encoding thiolase family protein yields the protein MSNDVAIIGVGLHPFGRFDKTAMEMGAEAIQLALTDAGVEWKDIQFGFGGSYEVSNPDAVTRLVGLTGITFTNVFNACATAASAIQQTADTIRLGKYDIGIAIGLDKHPRGAFTDDPAKLALPQWYAENGQFVTTKFFGMKANHYIHKHGISQETLARVANKNFRNGALNPNAFRRKEISVDEILNSTVLNYPLTQYMFCAPDEGAAAVIMCRGDIAHKFTDKPVFVRASEIRTRTFGAYEVHATSAPLDEDPSPTVYAAKAAYEEAGIGPDDIDIAQLQDTDAGAEVIHMAETGLCADGEQEKLLADGATEIHGTIPINTDGGLIANGEPIGASGLRQVHELVRQLRGEAGDRQVPGEPKVGLAQVYGAPGTASATILSV from the coding sequence ATGAGCAACGACGTAGCCATCATCGGAGTGGGACTCCATCCGTTCGGCCGGTTCGACAAGACGGCCATGGAGATGGGTGCCGAGGCGATCCAGCTGGCTCTCACGGATGCCGGCGTCGAGTGGAAGGACATCCAGTTCGGCTTCGGCGGCAGCTACGAGGTGTCGAACCCCGACGCCGTCACCCGCCTTGTCGGACTCACCGGCATCACGTTCACCAACGTGTTCAACGCCTGCGCCACCGCGGCGTCGGCCATTCAGCAGACGGCGGACACGATCCGACTCGGCAAGTACGACATCGGGATCGCCATCGGACTCGACAAACATCCGCGCGGCGCGTTCACCGACGACCCGGCGAAGCTGGCACTGCCGCAGTGGTACGCCGAGAACGGCCAGTTCGTCACCACCAAGTTCTTCGGCATGAAGGCCAATCACTACATCCACAAGCACGGCATCTCGCAGGAGACGCTGGCGCGGGTGGCCAACAAGAACTTCCGCAACGGCGCGCTCAACCCGAATGCGTTCCGCCGCAAGGAGATCTCGGTTGACGAGATCCTCAACTCGACGGTGCTGAACTACCCGCTGACGCAATACATGTTCTGCGCTCCCGACGAGGGCGCTGCCGCGGTGATCATGTGCCGGGGCGACATCGCGCACAAGTTCACCGACAAGCCCGTGTTCGTGCGCGCCAGCGAGATCCGCACCCGTACCTTCGGCGCATACGAGGTACACGCCACCTCCGCGCCGCTGGACGAGGACCCCTCGCCGACGGTGTACGCCGCCAAGGCGGCCTACGAAGAGGCGGGCATCGGTCCCGACGACATCGACATCGCCCAGCTGCAGGACACCGACGCCGGCGCCGAGGTGATCCACATGGCCGAGACGGGTCTGTGCGCCGACGGCGAGCAGGAGAAGTTGCTTGCCGACGGGGCCACGGAGATCCACGGCACGATCCCGATCAACACCGACGGCGGACTGATCGCCAACGGCGAACCGATCGGCGCATCCGGCCTTCGCCAGGTTCACGAACTCGTGCGGCAACTCCGCGGTGAGGCGGGCGACCGCCAGGTGCCCGGTGAGCCGAAAGTCGGTCTGGCGCAGGTGTACGGCGCGCCGGGGACGGCGTCGGCGACGATTCTCAGCGTCTGA
- a CDS encoding MCE family protein — protein sequence MLTRFVRNQLIIFTIASIVGVLVMLFAYMQLPTLLNVGRLTVTLEMPAAGGLYRFANVTYRGVQIGKVKSVALTENGAEAVLSLNTSPKVPADLEANVLSVSAVGEQYVDLRPRTDSGPYLEDGSRISVSNTTIPQQVGPMLDQLSELVNSIPGDRISDLLDETFKAFNGAGPDLGSLLDSGATLSEQLNSVSDESRDLIDDSGPLLDSQAETADSIRTWARSLEGVTAQLAQNDPQIRTLLERGPGFAQEVSQLLNQIKPTLPILLANLTTLGQILVTYNPSLEQLLVVFPNALAAQQGFGLGKNNPTGYALSDFSLTISDPVPCTVGFLPPSQWRSPADTTIIDTPDDLYCKLPQDSPIGVRGARNYPCMGHPGKRAPTVELCNDPEGFKPIALRPHSTGPYPFDPNIIAQGFPVDDRVDFQERIYAPIEGTPLPPGAAPSGTPPGVPNPLYTPIAPPPPAPPMPPPPPPPPPGNSVNGVPIPAAPAGAVAPAPGGPPATEVPHGGGVPAAPSAFRGNESGGPSVAAVPYDPNTGQFVTPDGQVQTLTNIAAGHAPKTWKDLLPI from the coding sequence ATGCTGACTCGCTTCGTCCGCAACCAGCTGATCATCTTCACGATCGCGTCGATCGTGGGCGTGCTGGTGATGCTGTTCGCCTACATGCAGTTGCCGACTCTTCTGAATGTCGGCCGGCTGACCGTCACACTCGAAATGCCTGCGGCGGGCGGCCTTTACCGGTTCGCCAACGTGACGTACCGGGGTGTGCAGATCGGCAAGGTGAAATCCGTAGCGCTCACCGAGAACGGTGCCGAGGCGGTGCTGTCACTCAACACGTCGCCGAAAGTCCCGGCGGATCTCGAGGCCAACGTGCTCAGCGTGTCGGCGGTCGGCGAGCAATACGTGGACCTGCGCCCGCGGACCGACTCGGGGCCGTATTTGGAGGACGGCTCACGAATCTCGGTGTCCAACACCACGATCCCGCAGCAGGTCGGCCCGATGCTGGATCAGCTCAGCGAACTGGTCAACAGCATCCCCGGCGACAGGATCTCCGATCTGCTCGACGAGACTTTCAAGGCGTTCAACGGAGCGGGACCCGATCTCGGCTCGCTGCTCGACTCCGGCGCGACGCTGTCCGAACAACTCAACAGCGTGTCCGACGAGTCGCGAGATTTGATCGACGACAGTGGTCCGCTGCTGGATTCACAGGCCGAAACGGCCGACTCCATCCGAACGTGGGCGCGCAGCCTGGAGGGGGTCACCGCCCAGCTCGCGCAGAACGACCCGCAGATTCGCACCCTGCTGGAACGCGGACCGGGTTTCGCCCAAGAGGTTTCGCAGCTGCTCAACCAGATCAAGCCGACGCTGCCGATTCTGCTGGCGAACCTCACCACGCTCGGACAGATCCTCGTCACGTACAACCCGTCGCTCGAGCAGCTGCTCGTGGTTTTCCCGAATGCGCTCGCCGCCCAGCAGGGCTTTGGCCTCGGTAAGAACAACCCCACCGGGTATGCGCTGAGCGACTTCTCGCTCACCATCTCCGACCCTGTGCCGTGCACGGTCGGCTTCCTACCGCCGTCTCAGTGGCGTTCGCCCGCGGACACCACGATCATCGACACGCCAGATGATCTCTACTGCAAATTGCCCCAAGACTCGCCGATCGGCGTGCGCGGTGCCCGGAACTATCCGTGTATGGGACATCCGGGTAAGCGGGCCCCAACCGTTGAACTGTGCAACGACCCCGAGGGCTTCAAGCCCATCGCCCTCCGTCCTCATTCGACAGGTCCCTATCCGTTCGACCCCAACATCATCGCGCAGGGTTTCCCGGTCGACGACCGAGTCGACTTCCAGGAACGAATTTACGCACCGATCGAGGGGACACCTCTGCCTCCGGGCGCCGCGCCGTCGGGGACGCCTCCCGGTGTTCCCAATCCGCTCTACACGCCGATCGCACCGCCGCCTCCCGCGCCGCCGATGCCGCCACCCCCGCCGCCACCGCCGCCGGGCAATTCGGTGAACGGGGTGCCGATCCCGGCCGCGCCGGCAGGTGCCGTCGCACCCGCGCCCGGTGGCCCACCTGCGACCGAGGTGCCCCACGGCGGCGGAGTGCCTGCAGCACCAAGTGCGTTCCGCGGCAACGAATCCGGTGGCCCGTCAGTCGCGGCGGTGCCGTACGACCCGAACACGGGTCAGTTCGTGACGCCCGACGGACAGGTGCAGACTTTGACGAACATCGCCGCCGGGCACGCGCCCAAGACGTGGAAGGACCTGCTGCCGATCTGA
- a CDS encoding TetR/AcrR family transcriptional regulator: MAEVSGGRRRIGAPEAKNRGVLLDAAEKLLLEEGYAAVTSRRVAEKAGLKPQLVHYYFRTMEDLFLAVFRRMAEAGLSVLTTALASPQPLWSLWRFSTQPEATRLTMEFMGLANHRKALRAEIVYYADRFREEQNKAIAAALERYGVASTDVPPVVWTVFATGVSQLLVMERALGTTFGHAETFAYCEQWIRRLEGELLPVDASS; the protein is encoded by the coding sequence ATGGCCGAGGTTTCTGGGGGCCGTCGACGGATCGGGGCGCCGGAGGCGAAGAACCGCGGTGTGCTTCTCGATGCCGCCGAGAAGCTGCTGCTCGAGGAGGGCTACGCCGCGGTGACGTCGCGCCGGGTCGCCGAGAAGGCCGGGCTCAAACCGCAGCTCGTGCACTACTACTTCCGCACCATGGAGGATCTCTTCCTCGCGGTGTTCCGGCGCATGGCCGAAGCCGGGCTGAGCGTTCTCACGACGGCGCTCGCGTCCCCTCAGCCGTTGTGGTCGCTGTGGCGGTTCAGCACGCAACCAGAGGCCACGAGGCTGACGATGGAATTCATGGGCCTGGCCAACCACCGCAAGGCATTGCGCGCCGAGATCGTGTACTACGCCGACCGTTTCCGGGAAGAGCAGAACAAGGCGATCGCCGCAGCGCTCGAGCGCTACGGCGTGGCGTCGACCGACGTGCCGCCTGTGGTGTGGACGGTCTTTGCGACGGGCGTGTCCCAGCTGCTGGTGATGGAACGCGCGCTGGGGACGACCTTCGGTCACGCGGAGACGTTCGCGTACTGCGAGCAATGGATCCGCCGACTCGAGGGAGAACTGCTCCCCGTGGACGCTTCGTCGTGA
- a CDS encoding enoyl-CoA hydratase/isomerase family protein, translated as MVDLELDAGLAVITIDRPHARNAISLETMDQLEKALDGADGARALVITGAGDRAFVSGGDLKELSALRTELDASQMAFRMRTICDRIAGFGGPTIAALNGHALGGGAEFAVSADIRVAADDIKIGFNQVALEIMPAWGGAERLVALVGYSKALLLAGTGSIIVAEEAERIGLVDRVIPRASFDSGWRDLARALANRPAGEIKRVMNGATTTEAVAAFARLWVSDEHWAAADKVMKRDK; from the coding sequence ATGGTGGACCTCGAGCTGGACGCCGGGCTGGCGGTCATCACCATCGACCGCCCGCACGCGCGCAACGCCATCTCTCTGGAGACGATGGATCAGCTGGAGAAGGCACTCGACGGTGCCGACGGCGCACGTGCGCTTGTCATCACCGGCGCGGGTGACCGTGCGTTCGTCTCCGGAGGCGACCTCAAGGAGCTCAGCGCGCTGCGCACCGAACTCGACGCGTCGCAGATGGCATTCCGGATGCGGACCATCTGTGATCGGATCGCGGGCTTCGGCGGACCGACGATCGCCGCGCTCAACGGACACGCGTTGGGCGGGGGCGCCGAGTTCGCGGTGTCGGCCGACATCCGGGTGGCCGCCGACGACATCAAGATCGGGTTCAACCAGGTGGCCCTGGAGATCATGCCGGCCTGGGGCGGCGCCGAACGTCTGGTTGCTCTGGTCGGTTACAGCAAGGCTCTACTGCTGGCCGGCACCGGCAGCATCATCGTCGCCGAGGAGGCTGAGCGGATCGGCCTGGTGGACCGCGTCATCCCGCGGGCGTCGTTCGACAGTGGCTGGCGCGACCTCGCCCGAGCCCTCGCCAATCGCCCGGCGGGTGAGATCAAACGAGTGATGAATGGTGCGACGACGACCGAGGCTGTCGCGGCCTTCGCTCGGCTATGGGTCAGCGACGAACATTGGGCCGCTGCCGACAAGGTGATGAAGCGCGACAAGTAG
- a CDS encoding VOC family protein, whose amino-acid sequence MSILPGPIRQIGYIVSDLDAALAPWIDLGVGPFFVMRGIPIRASYRGKPCEVTISMALANSGEMQIELIQQEDDTPSIYTEFMAADGPGYHQLAYWTEDFDTTMAAVREAGWDVVWLGDEDVGTRFAYVEPPNAPATVIEIMENNEITSGMGKFVRDAAVDWDGQDPIRVLGG is encoded by the coding sequence ATGAGCATCTTGCCCGGACCGATCCGCCAGATCGGTTACATCGTCTCCGATCTCGATGCGGCGCTGGCCCCGTGGATCGACTTGGGCGTCGGCCCCTTCTTCGTCATGCGCGGTATCCCGATCCGGGCGTCCTATCGCGGAAAGCCGTGTGAGGTCACGATCTCGATGGCACTGGCCAACAGCGGGGAGATGCAGATCGAACTGATCCAGCAGGAGGACGACACCCCGAGCATCTACACCGAGTTCATGGCTGCCGACGGTCCCGGATACCACCAATTGGCCTACTGGACCGAGGATTTCGACACCACCATGGCAGCGGTCCGGGAGGCCGGCTGGGATGTGGTGTGGCTCGGCGACGAGGACGTCGGCACGCGGTTCGCCTACGTCGAGCCGCCCAACGCTCCCGCGACGGTCATCGAGATCATGGAGAACAACGAAATCACCTCCGGCATGGGCAAATTCGTTCGCGATGCCGCCGTCGACTGGGACGGCCAGGATCCCATCCGCGTGCTCGGGGGCTAA
- a CDS encoding nuclear transport factor 2 family protein has translation MDAEKAQIADVLIRYATGIDFKDWALLRTCWTEDADCDYGEVGRYSGVDAISGLMEQMHAAMGPTYHRLSNFTIAVDGDRATARCYVFAHLQAVPDDPATWIEALGHYDDELARTPDGWRIAKRTTHIARVQSGVTAVPQS, from the coding sequence GTGGATGCCGAAAAAGCGCAGATCGCAGACGTTCTGATCCGCTACGCGACTGGAATCGACTTCAAGGACTGGGCGCTGCTGCGCACCTGCTGGACCGAGGATGCCGACTGTGACTACGGCGAGGTCGGGCGATATTCCGGTGTCGATGCCATCAGCGGGCTGATGGAGCAGATGCACGCCGCGATGGGACCGACCTATCACCGGCTGTCCAACTTCACGATCGCTGTGGACGGCGATCGCGCGACCGCCAGGTGCTATGTCTTCGCGCATCTGCAGGCGGTCCCCGACGATCCGGCGACATGGATTGAGGCCCTTGGTCATTACGACGACGAACTCGCCCGCACGCCCGATGGGTGGCGCATCGCCAAGCGCACCACACACATCGCACGGGTGCAGTCCGGCGTCACCGCGGTCCCGCAGTCATGA
- a CDS encoding alpha/beta fold hydrolase — translation MDGFTERVVETDDVRLRVLEAGDRGAPVVVLAHGFPELAYSWRHQIPVLAAAGYHVLAPDQRGYGGSSRPEAVDKYSIVELTADLVGLLDDVGAQGATFVGHDWGSIVAWQMPLFHPDRVVAVAGLSGPPVPRSRRPPTHGWRKRFGDRFFYILYFQEPGVADAELARDPAATMRRTLGGVRPRDDHMADMLRAGPAGYLERLPEPEGLPDWLSEEELNYYVETFARTGFTGALNWYRNFDLNWELSAETPARTIAVPSLFVVGSQDPVLRFTPTDRYAEVISGPYRELIIDGAGHWIQQERPSEVNEALLELLTDVAEI, via the coding sequence GTGGATGGCTTCACCGAGCGTGTTGTGGAAACGGACGATGTGCGCCTGCGCGTGCTGGAAGCCGGCGATCGCGGTGCCCCGGTGGTGGTTCTGGCCCACGGCTTTCCGGAGCTGGCGTACTCCTGGCGCCATCAGATACCGGTCCTGGCCGCAGCCGGATACCACGTCCTGGCGCCCGACCAGCGCGGGTACGGCGGATCGTCACGGCCGGAGGCGGTCGACAAGTACAGCATCGTGGAGCTGACGGCCGATCTGGTCGGGCTACTGGATGACGTGGGCGCACAGGGCGCCACGTTCGTCGGGCACGATTGGGGCTCGATCGTGGCGTGGCAGATGCCGCTCTTTCATCCCGATCGCGTTGTTGCGGTGGCGGGCTTGAGCGGACCCCCGGTTCCCCGATCACGTAGACCGCCGACACATGGCTGGCGCAAACGGTTCGGCGATCGTTTTTTCTACATCCTGTATTTCCAGGAACCCGGGGTGGCCGATGCCGAACTGGCGCGTGACCCGGCGGCCACGATGCGACGCACACTGGGCGGGGTCAGGCCGCGCGACGACCACATGGCGGACATGCTGCGAGCAGGTCCAGCAGGTTATCTGGAGCGTCTACCCGAACCCGAAGGCCTGCCGGACTGGCTGAGCGAAGAGGAATTGAATTACTACGTCGAGACATTCGCGCGCACAGGGTTCACGGGGGCACTGAACTGGTATCGCAACTTCGACCTCAACTGGGAACTGAGCGCAGAAACGCCCGCCAGGACGATCGCGGTACCGTCGTTGTTCGTCGTCGGCTCCCAGGATCCGGTACTGCGGTTCACCCCGACCGACCGTTATGCCGAAGTAATCAGCGGCCCCTACCGTGAACTCATCATCGACGGCGCAGGCCATTGGATCCAGCAAGAGCGGCCCAGCGAAGTGAACGAGGCACTTCTGGAGTTACTGACCGACGTCGCCGAGATATGA
- a CDS encoding MCE family protein, with protein sequence MIRNRMKALVVSGCCLAVTMTGCAYQGINSLPLPGAVGRGPDSVKYTVQVPNVATLESNSPVMVNDVIVGSVGKMTVDAWHANVEVSVKPDVVIPENAVASVGQTSLLGSMHLALNPPLGEPPSGRLQPGATLPLNQSSTYPTTEQTLSSLSTVVNAGGLGQIGDVIHNFSAALSGREPQVRELLTRLNDFVGTLDAQRDNIIESIKQLNRVAGKFASQREVIDRALREIPPAIDVLVKERPNLTTALQKLGTFSDTATQLVNDAGDDLVKNLQGLEPALKSLADIGPDLSQALIFATAFPYGPAFADKIAKGDYINLMATFDLTYPRFKRGILLGTRWGDQNAKLIPAPGDPYFLNYAYDPMMVGVAPPPSDVPPAPDAAPGAQINTMFGPVLPMVPPPPARPQFGPEPKLEGSQIFAGPFGAGAPAALAPAAPPGPAAPPPAPAEMPAPPVGGGG encoded by the coding sequence ATGATTCGCAATCGCATGAAGGCGCTGGTCGTCTCAGGGTGCTGCCTCGCCGTGACAATGACGGGTTGTGCTTACCAAGGGATCAACTCGCTGCCGCTCCCCGGTGCAGTCGGCCGCGGTCCTGACTCGGTGAAGTACACCGTGCAGGTCCCGAATGTGGCCACGCTCGAGTCGAATTCGCCGGTGATGGTCAACGACGTCATCGTCGGCAGCGTTGGGAAGATGACCGTGGACGCATGGCATGCGAACGTCGAGGTGTCGGTCAAACCCGACGTCGTCATACCGGAGAACGCGGTCGCCTCCGTCGGGCAGACGAGCCTCTTGGGTTCGATGCACCTGGCGCTGAATCCGCCGCTGGGCGAACCGCCGAGCGGCCGCTTGCAACCCGGGGCTACTCTCCCGCTGAACCAGTCGTCGACCTATCCAACCACCGAGCAGACGCTGTCGTCGCTGTCGACCGTCGTCAACGCGGGCGGGCTGGGCCAGATCGGCGATGTCATCCACAATTTCTCCGCTGCGCTGTCGGGGCGGGAGCCACAGGTCCGTGAATTGCTTACCCGGCTCAACGATTTCGTGGGCACGTTGGATGCCCAGCGCGACAACATCATCGAGTCGATCAAGCAGCTCAACCGGGTCGCCGGAAAGTTCGCGAGTCAACGCGAGGTCATCGACCGGGCGCTCAGAGAGATTCCGCCCGCGATAGACGTGCTGGTGAAGGAGCGGCCGAACCTCACCACGGCGCTGCAAAAGCTCGGGACGTTCAGCGATACTGCGACGCAGTTGGTCAACGACGCCGGCGACGATCTGGTGAAGAACTTGCAAGGCCTCGAACCGGCGCTGAAGTCGCTCGCCGACATCGGTCCCGATCTCAGCCAGGCGCTCATCTTCGCAACAGCGTTCCCGTACGGCCCGGCCTTCGCCGACAAGATCGCCAAGGGCGACTACATCAATCTGATGGCCACATTCGACCTGACGTATCCGCGTTTCAAGCGGGGAATACTGCTCGGCACCCGCTGGGGCGACCAGAACGCCAAATTGATTCCCGCGCCGGGCGACCCGTATTTTCTGAACTACGCCTACGACCCGATGATGGTGGGCGTCGCGCCGCCGCCGAGCGACGTGCCGCCCGCGCCCGATGCGGCTCCGGGAGCGCAGATAAACACCATGTTCGGGCCTGTGCTGCCGATGGTTCCACCGCCTCCGGCCAGGCCGCAGTTTGGCCCCGAGCCAAAGTTGGAGGGCTCGCAGATCTTCGCCGGTCCATTCGGTGCGGGGGCACCCGCCGCACTGGCGCCAGCGGCCCCGCCGGGACCCGCCGCGCCACCGCCGGCCCCCGCTGAGATGCCGGCGCCGCCGGTGGGAGGTGGTGGCTGA
- a CDS encoding cytochrome P450, whose amino-acid sequence MTTDFDSVDYFTDPSLVPDPHPYYDHVRGKNPTCCPINNGVLAVTGWEAANSVYKDTENYSSCVAVMGPFTPMPFTPEGDDICAQLEEHRTEIIMHEHMVTMDPPHHTDARSVLSRLLTPKRLKENEDFMWRLADRHIDEFIAAGRCEFLNAYAKPFSLLVVADLLGVPEEDHEDFRQAFGAQGEGTNIGSLDHEVIAVNPLAWADEKFSQYIEERRENPRDDVLTSIATAKYPDGSTPEVVDVVRTATFLFAAGQETTAKLLGAAMRVLSDRPDIQQQLRDDRTLIPVFVEECLRMDSPVKSVFRMARKTTTLGDTPVPAGTTVMVSPGAANRDPARFENPHEFSLDRKNVREHIAFSRGIHSCPGAPLARVEGRVSIERILDRMADITVSEDKHGPIDARRYEYEPTFILRGLTEINIEFTPVG is encoded by the coding sequence ATGACCACGGATTTCGACTCCGTCGACTACTTCACCGACCCCTCGCTGGTGCCCGACCCTCACCCGTACTACGACCACGTCCGTGGCAAGAATCCGACGTGTTGTCCGATCAACAACGGCGTGCTCGCGGTGACCGGCTGGGAAGCGGCGAACAGCGTCTACAAGGACACCGAGAACTACTCGTCCTGCGTCGCGGTCATGGGTCCGTTCACCCCGATGCCCTTCACGCCCGAGGGTGATGACATCTGTGCGCAGCTCGAGGAGCACCGCACCGAGATCATCATGCACGAGCACATGGTCACGATGGATCCGCCGCATCACACCGATGCGCGGTCCGTCCTTTCACGGCTGCTGACGCCCAAGCGCCTCAAGGAGAACGAGGACTTCATGTGGCGGCTGGCCGACCGCCACATCGACGAGTTTATCGCCGCGGGCCGCTGCGAGTTCCTCAATGCGTACGCGAAGCCGTTCTCGCTCCTGGTGGTCGCCGATCTGCTCGGCGTGCCAGAAGAAGACCACGAGGACTTCCGTCAGGCGTTCGGCGCCCAGGGCGAGGGAACCAACATCGGCAGCCTCGACCACGAGGTGATCGCGGTGAATCCGCTCGCCTGGGCGGACGAGAAGTTCTCCCAGTACATAGAAGAACGCCGGGAGAACCCGCGCGACGACGTGCTGACGTCCATCGCGACGGCGAAGTACCCGGACGGCTCCACCCCCGAGGTGGTCGACGTGGTCCGCACCGCGACGTTCCTGTTCGCCGCCGGACAGGAAACGACCGCCAAGCTGCTCGGCGCGGCGATGCGGGTACTGTCCGACCGACCCGACATCCAGCAGCAGTTGCGCGACGACCGCACGCTCATCCCCGTCTTCGTCGAGGAATGCCTGCGGATGGACAGCCCGGTGAAGAGCGTGTTCCGGATGGCCCGCAAGACAACGACACTCGGTGACACCCCGGTGCCCGCGGGAACCACGGTGATGGTGAGTCCCGGTGCCGCCAATCGCGACCCCGCCCGCTTCGAGAATCCGCACGAGTTCTCTCTCGACCGCAAGAACGTCCGCGAGCACATCGCGTTCAGCCGCGGCATCCACTCCTGCCCTGGCGCTCCCCTGGCGCGGGTGGAGGGGCGGGTGTCGATCGAGCGCATTCTTGATCGGATGGCCGACATCACCGTCAGCGAGGACAAGCACGGACCGATCGACGCACGGCGTTACGAGTACGAGCCGACGTTCATCCTCCGGGGGCTGACGGAGATCAACATCGAGTTCACGCCCGTCGGCTAG
- a CDS encoding AMP-binding protein: MRKIPEYLTKRYVAEGWWTQETLGDLVAGGLAANPATAFYVHSAVRPYSGTFGEVESHARRLAAGLRSRGVGPGDVVAIQLPNWMEAAAAFWASTFLGAVTVPIVHFYGRRELSHIMSTARPKVFITTAEFGRMTFQPDLCADVPIVGLVGDTFDDLLADEPMAGTVAADPASPALIAFTSGTTSNPKGVVHSHQTLGFETRQLLENYPPDRGRQLTATPVGHFIGMLGAFLIPVLEGAPIDLCDVWDPGKVLELIERDGLSIGGGPPYFVTSVLDHPDCTPDHIRHFTTVGLGGSTVPAAVTRRLADLGMFVFRSYGSTEHPSITGSRRSAPEDKRLFTDGDVRPGVEIRLGPDGEIFSRGPDLCLGYTDESLTERAFDADGWYRTGDVGVLDDDGYLTITDRKADVIIRGGENISALEVEEVLLGMPAVVEAVVVAVPDNRLGERAAAVLRVRDGHATPTLEEVREHFKAAGVAVQKWPEELHRVDDYPRTASGKVQKFRVRQSLQA, from the coding sequence ATGCGAAAAATCCCTGAGTACCTGACGAAACGCTACGTCGCCGAAGGTTGGTGGACACAGGAAACACTCGGGGATCTGGTGGCCGGCGGCCTGGCGGCCAATCCCGCGACCGCCTTTTACGTGCACTCCGCGGTGCGGCCGTACTCCGGCACCTTCGGCGAGGTCGAGAGCCACGCCCGCCGGCTGGCGGCCGGGCTGCGCTCGCGCGGCGTCGGTCCCGGCGACGTCGTGGCGATCCAGCTGCCGAACTGGATGGAGGCCGCGGCGGCGTTCTGGGCGTCGACATTCCTGGGCGCGGTGACCGTGCCCATCGTCCACTTCTACGGGCGCAGGGAACTCAGCCACATCATGTCGACGGCCCGGCCGAAGGTATTCATCACGACCGCGGAATTCGGGCGGATGACGTTTCAGCCCGATCTCTGTGCGGATGTGCCGATCGTCGGCCTGGTGGGTGACACCTTCGACGACCTCCTCGCCGACGAGCCGATGGCGGGCACAGTCGCCGCTGACCCGGCCAGCCCCGCGCTGATCGCCTTCACGTCGGGCACCACGAGCAATCCCAAGGGCGTGGTCCACAGTCATCAGACCCTCGGTTTCGAGACGCGCCAGCTTCTCGAGAACTATCCGCCCGACAGGGGCAGACAGCTGACCGCCACTCCGGTGGGGCACTTCATCGGGATGCTCGGCGCCTTCCTCATCCCGGTGCTCGAAGGCGCGCCCATCGACCTGTGCGACGTGTGGGATCCGGGCAAGGTCCTCGAGCTGATCGAACGTGACGGGCTGTCGATCGGCGGTGGGCCGCCGTACTTCGTCACGAGCGTGCTGGACCATCCGGACTGCACGCCGGACCACATTCGCCACTTCACCACGGTCGGGCTCGGCGGCTCGACGGTTCCTGCGGCGGTGACCCGCCGGCTGGCCGATCTCGGCATGTTCGTCTTCCGCTCCTACGGCAGCACCGAGCACCCGTCGATCACCGGGTCGCGGCGCAGCGCGCCCGAGGACAAGCGCCTGTTCACCGACGGCGACGTCCGGCCGGGAGTGGAGATCCGGCTCGGTCCCGACGGCGAGATCTTCAGCCGGGGTCCCGACCTGTGCCTCGGCTACACCGACGAGTCGCTGACCGAGCGTGCATTCGATGCGGATGGTTGGTACCGCACAGGTGATGTCGGCGTGCTCGACGACGACGGCTACCTCACCATCACCGACCGCAAGGCGGACGTGATCATCCGCGGCGGTGAGAACATCAGCGCGCTCGAGGTCGAGGAGGTCCTGCTCGGTATGCCCGCCGTCGTCGAGGCCGTGGTGGTCGCGGTGCCCGACAACCGGCTTGGCGAACGTGCGGCCGCGGTGCTGCGGGTGCGCGACGGCCACGCCACGCCGACCCTCGAGGAGGTGCGCGAGCACTTCAAGGCCGCCGGCGTCGCAGTGCAGAAGTGGCCGGAGGAACTGCACCGGGTCGACGACTATCCGCGTACCGCGAGCGGCAAGGTGCAGAAGTTTCGCGTCAGGCAGTCACTACAGGCTTGA